The Mycobacterium paragordonae genome includes a region encoding these proteins:
- a CDS encoding PPE family protein, with protein MAGLMEVSAVNFSVLPPEINSLRMFLGAGSAPMLEASAAWSGLAEELGSAADSFSSVTTNLAGQAWQGPAAQAMARAARPYADFLRAASVRATTASSGAKSVASIFEAAKAATVHPEVIAANRQAFVQAVRTNIFGFNAPFIAAAEAAYEEFWATDVAAMVGYHGGASTVAAQLSSWAQTVQNLPGLGQLLGGAPAAAATAAPGDPNLGLGNKGGGNIGSGNNSGTGGGNIGNGNSGSGNFGSGNTGTSNIGLGNKGTNNFGLGNNGVNNVGFGNAGGTTSTRGSVGFGNAGNGNFGAGNTGNNNIGGGNTGDNNIGFGLTGNKLVGVGGAYYDTVAGAFHFDNPFANGNIGFGNSGHGNIGFFNSGDGNLGIFGSGAHAGGSLNPDFGKLQGLGIGNSGFGNIGIGNTGSGNFGFGDSGTLNTGFGNSGDLNTGGGNSGGSILNSLLGPTNPQPGNTGFGNSGFGNTGFGNAGNLNTGFFNAGNVNTGLFNSGNVNTGFNISTDSGLTHSGFNTVGNNVSGFNNSASGAVGALPPLGVNGNISGFNNTAVGATNPAGVSVAGGLSGFFNSASGANNPAAGIILNGLMSGFFNQGVTAAVQGFPSGVLAGVGSGLLNANTFFSAVFNLQKALDS; from the coding sequence ATGGCGGGGTTAATGGAGGTCAGCGCGGTGAACTTTTCGGTTCTTCCCCCAGAGATCAACTCTTTGCGGATGTTTCTCGGCGCTGGGTCAGCGCCCATGCTCGAGGCCTCTGCGGCCTGGTCGGGCCTAGCCGAAGAATTGGGCTCGGCTGCAGACTCTTTCTCCTCGGTGACCACGAACCTGGCCGGGCAAGCCTGGCAGGGGCCGGCGGCCCAGGCAATGGCGCGGGCAGCGCGTCCGTACGCCGACTTCCTGCGGGCCGCGTCCGTCCGCGCTACGACCGCCTCGTCTGGTGCGAAATCGGTGGCCAGCATATTCGAGGCGGCCAAGGCCGCGACCGTTCATCCGGAGGTCATCGCGGCCAATCGGCAAGCCTTCGTGCAGGCCGTCCGCACCAATATCTTCGGATTCAACGCGCCGTTCATCGCCGCCGCTGAGGCTGCCTACGAGGAATTCTGGGCGACCGACGTAGCCGCCATGGTCGGCTACCACGGTGGAGCATCGACGGTTGCGGCGCAGCTGTCGTCATGGGCTCAGACCGTTCAGAACCTGCCGGGTCTCGGGCAGCTTCTCGGCGGCGCACCTGCCGCAGCCGCGACGGCCGCCCCCGGCGACCCCAACCTGGGCCTCGGCAACAAGGGTGGCGGCAATATCGGTAGCGGCAACAACAGCGGCACCGGTGGCGGCAACATCGGTAACGGCAACAGCGGCAGCGGCAACTTCGGCAGCGGCAACACCGGCACCAGCAACATCGGCCTCGGAAACAAAGGCACCAACAACTTCGGCCTAGGAAACAACGGCGTCAACAATGTCGGCTTCGGAAATGCCGGCGGCACGACTAGCACACGCGGCAGCGTGGGCTTCGGTAACGCCGGCAATGGCAACTTCGGAGCGGGCAACACCGGCAACAACAACATTGGCGGTGGCAACACCGGTGATAACAACATCGGCTTCGGACTCACCGGCAATAAATTGGTCGGTGTCGGCGGTGCGTACTACGACACGGTTGCCGGCGCGTTCCACTTCGACAACCCATTCGCCAACGGCAACATCGGCTTCGGGAACTCGGGCCACGGCAACATCGGCTTCTTCAACTCCGGTGACGGAAACCTCGGCATCTTCGGCTCGGGCGCCCACGCGGGTGGTTCTCTCAATCCCGACTTCGGCAAGCTCCAGGGCCTCGGCATTGGAAACTCCGGCTTCGGCAACATTGGCATCGGTAACACCGGCAGCGGAAACTTCGGCTTTGGGGACTCCGGTACGTTGAACACCGGCTTCGGGAACTCGGGCGACTTGAACACCGGCGGCGGCAATTCCGGCGGCAGCATCCTCAACAGCTTGCTCGGCCCGACAAACCCACAACCAGGAAATACGGGCTTCGGGAACTCCGGGTTTGGCAACACTGGCTTTGGGAATGCCGGCAACCTGAATACCGGTTTCTTCAACGCCGGCAACGTCAACACCGGCCTCTTCAACTCGGGCAATGTGAATACGGGCTTCAATATCAGCACCGACTCCGGCCTTACGCACTCCGGGTTCAATACCGTCGGCAACAATGTCTCAGGCTTCAACAACTCGGCGAGCGGAGCGGTCGGGGCGTTACCACCGCTGGGTGTGAACGGCAATATCTCGGGCTTCAACAACACGGCCGTCGGCGCCACCAACCCGGCGGGGGTATCTGTCGCCGGCGGACTGTCGGGCTTCTTCAACAGCGCCAGCGGCGCCAACAACCCCGCGGCTGGCATTATCTTGAACGGTTTGATGTCGGGCTTCTTCAACCAGGGCGTTACGGCTGCGGTTCAGGGCTTCCCGTCCGGAGTCTTGGCCGGTGTTGGCTCAGGCTTGTTGAACGCCAACACCTTCTTCTCGGCCGTGTTCAACCTCCAGAAGGCACTCGACAGCTAG
- a CDS encoding PPE family protein, producing the protein MSNFAVLPPEVNSLRMFIGAGSAPMLEAATAWAGLADELATAAESFSAVTSGLAGQAWQGPAAAAMSAAAAPYAGFLDAASAKALLASSQAKAVASTFETARAATIHPLAVEANRNAFVQLVRSNFLGLNAPAIAAAESIYEEMWAADVSAMTGYHTGASAAVVDLIPIPAGLQQLINTLPNLGLGNIGNANLGGGNVGGGNVGNGNLGSSNLGGGNNGSKNIGSGNVGDGNIGGGNFGQNNIGFGNSGLGNGFRFAGDGDNNIGFGNSGNRNFGLGNSGDRNLGGGNTGNNNIGFGLTGDNLLGFGNAYLDRSTGQFVFSGLNSGSGNIGLFNSGTNNIGFFNSGDGNLGLFSSGSNPFAPGSLNNLGLGNSGAGNLGLFNAAQGNTGFGNGGSVNTGFANGGSVNTGFGNAGSWNTGWDNSGLANTGTGNSGDSNTGLWNAGGENTGFGATTDSGATGSGFFNAGEGTSGFFNSASGPGSGFLSGIGNSASGSPEVNGRGSGFFNFGLPTPASPDPLDGVFSGFNSGLLNFGANLSGIFSLGRLLG; encoded by the coding sequence GTGTCGAACTTTGCGGTGCTGCCGCCTGAGGTCAATTCGTTGCGGATGTTCATCGGTGCCGGCTCGGCCCCGATGCTCGAAGCAGCGACCGCGTGGGCCGGTCTGGCCGATGAGTTGGCGACGGCCGCCGAGTCTTTTTCAGCGGTCACCTCCGGACTGGCCGGTCAGGCGTGGCAAGGCCCGGCTGCCGCAGCCATGAGTGCGGCCGCGGCACCGTACGCCGGGTTTCTCGATGCCGCGTCGGCGAAGGCGCTGCTTGCCTCCAGCCAAGCCAAAGCTGTGGCAAGCACTTTCGAGACGGCCCGAGCGGCCACGATCCACCCGCTCGCAGTGGAGGCCAATCGGAATGCGTTCGTGCAACTGGTGCGCTCGAATTTCCTGGGGCTCAACGCGCCGGCGATCGCGGCTGCCGAAAGCATTTACGAGGAGATGTGGGCCGCCGACGTCTCGGCGATGACCGGCTACCACACCGGCGCGTCGGCAGCGGTCGTCGATCTGATCCCGATTCCGGCTGGGCTGCAACAACTTATCAACACGCTGCCGAATCTGGGCCTCGGCAATATCGGCAACGCGAACCTCGGCGGCGGCAATGTCGGGGGTGGCAATGTCGGCAACGGCAACCTCGGCAGCTCCAACCTGGGCGGCGGAAACAACGGCAGCAAGAACATCGGCAGCGGCAACGTCGGCGATGGCAACATCGGCGGCGGTAACTTCGGCCAGAACAACATCGGCTTTGGAAACAGCGGCCTGGGCAACGGGTTTCGCTTCGCCGGCGATGGCGACAACAACATCGGCTTCGGCAACAGCGGCAACCGCAACTTCGGCCTGGGCAACAGCGGGGACCGAAACCTGGGTGGCGGCAACACCGGCAACAACAACATCGGTTTCGGCCTCACCGGCGACAACCTGCTCGGCTTCGGCAACGCCTACCTCGACCGCTCCACCGGACAGTTCGTCTTCAGTGGACTGAATTCCGGCAGTGGCAACATCGGCCTGTTCAACTCCGGCACCAACAATATCGGCTTCTTCAACTCCGGCGACGGCAACCTCGGCCTCTTCAGTTCCGGCTCAAACCCTTTTGCGCCCGGCAGCCTCAACAACCTGGGCCTGGGCAATTCCGGCGCCGGCAACCTCGGGCTGTTCAATGCGGCGCAGGGCAACACCGGGTTCGGCAACGGAGGCAGCGTGAACACCGGGTTCGCGAACGGTGGCAGCGTCAACACCGGCTTCGGGAACGCGGGCAGCTGGAACACAGGGTGGGACAACTCGGGCTTGGCCAATACCGGAACCGGAAACTCGGGTGACTCGAATACCGGGCTCTGGAACGCCGGTGGCGAGAACACCGGTTTCGGCGCGACCACCGACAGCGGCGCCACCGGCTCCGGCTTCTTCAACGCAGGCGAGGGCACGTCGGGATTCTTCAACTCCGCCAGCGGTCCCGGAAGCGGTTTCCTGTCCGGCATCGGGAACAGCGCCAGCGGTTCGCCGGAGGTCAACGGTCGCGGCTCGGGCTTCTTCAACTTCGGCCTGCCCACCCCCGCGAGCCCCGATCCGCTGGACGGCGTCTTCAGCGGCTTCAACTCCGGCCTGCTCAACTTCGGTGCCAACCTGTCCGGAATCTTCAGCCTCGGCCGGCTGCTGGGCTAG
- a CDS encoding PPE family protein codes for MEVKAVNFSVLPPEINSLRMFLGAGSGPMLEASAAWSGLAEELGSAADSFSSVTTNLAGQAWQGPAAQAMARAARPYADFLRAASVRATTASSGAKSVASIFEAAKAATVHPEVIAANRQAFVQAVRTNVFGFNAPFIAAAEAAYEEFWATDVAAMVGYHGGASTVAAQLSSWQQTLQGLPGIGGLLGGAGGAAPAAPGDPNFGIGNKGGGLNVGNGNTGNNNVGNGNKGDGNFGGGNIGNSNIGSGNRGFAAGGAGRGNWGSGNFGNDNIGFGNRGNTTSSSNPGANFGLGNFGNGNFGIGNHGDLNVGAGNTGNGNVGFGLTGNKLVGVGGAYYDGVTQTFHFEGLNSGTGNIGLFNSGTNNIGFFNSGDGNVGLFSSGFHAPSDPAFGKLQGIGIGNSGLGNIGIGNTGTGNFGFGNSGSFNTGFTNSGSENTGFGNAGSFNTGAYNSGNTNTFDGNSGSFNTGFWNSGNTNNGFGTTTDSGATNSGFGNTGLNVSGFNNSVSGAGAGNVSGFMNKASGGSLANGAVSGFFNTGVPTTFPPLPAFTVSGTTSGAFNTGSLTSGLFGLTLLLKNL; via the coding sequence ATGGAGGTCAAAGCGGTGAACTTTTCGGTTCTTCCACCAGAGATCAACTCTTTGCGGATGTTTCTCGGCGCTGGGTCAGGGCCCATGCTCGAGGCCTCGGCAGCCTGGTCGGGCCTTGCCGAAGAATTAGGCTCGGCTGCGGACTCGTTCTCCTCGGTGACCACAAACCTGGCCGGCCAAGCCTGGCAAGGGCCGGCGGCCCAGGCTATGGCGCGGGCAGCGCGTCCGTACGCCGATTTCCTGCGGGCCGCTTCCGTCCGCGCTACCACCGCCTCGTCTGGTGCGAAATCGGTGGCCAGCATATTCGAGGCGGCCAAGGCCGCGACCGTTCACCCAGAGGTCATCGCGGCCAATCGGCAGGCCTTCGTGCAGGCGGTCCGCACCAATGTCTTCGGATTCAACGCGCCCTTCATTGCCGCAGCAGAAGCCGCCTACGAGGAATTCTGGGCGACCGATGTGGCCGCGATGGTCGGCTACCACGGTGGGGCATCGACGGTTGCCGCTCAGCTGTCGTCGTGGCAGCAGACCCTGCAAGGTCTGCCCGGCATTGGAGGGCTGTTGGGCGGGGCCGGCGGGGCCGCGCCGGCGGCCCCCGGGGACCCGAACTTCGGCATCGGCAACAAAGGTGGCGGCCTGAACGTCGGCAACGGCAACACCGGCAACAACAACGTCGGCAACGGCAACAAGGGTGACGGCAACTTCGGCGGCGGCAACATCGGCAACTCGAACATCGGCAGCGGGAACAGGGGCTTCGCTGCCGGGGGCGCGGGTAGAGGCAACTGGGGCAGCGGAAACTTCGGCAACGACAACATCGGCTTCGGAAACCGCGGAAATACCACAAGCAGTTCCAACCCGGGGGCCAACTTCGGCCTCGGCAACTTCGGTAACGGGAACTTCGGGATCGGCAACCACGGCGACCTCAACGTAGGGGCCGGCAACACTGGTAATGGAAACGTCGGTTTCGGGCTCACCGGCAACAAGCTGGTCGGTGTCGGGGGGGCGTACTACGACGGTGTGACCCAAACGTTCCACTTCGAGGGGCTGAACTCCGGCACCGGCAACATCGGGTTGTTCAATTCGGGCACCAACAACATCGGCTTCTTCAACTCCGGTGACGGCAATGTCGGCCTCTTCAGCTCAGGCTTCCACGCGCCCTCCGATCCCGCCTTCGGGAAACTTCAGGGCATCGGCATCGGCAACTCCGGCCTGGGCAACATCGGCATCGGCAACACCGGCACAGGAAACTTCGGCTTCGGGAACTCGGGCTCCTTCAACACTGGCTTTACCAACTCGGGCAGCGAGAATACCGGCTTCGGCAACGCGGGAAGCTTCAACACGGGCGCTTACAACTCGGGCAATACAAACACCTTCGATGGCAATTCAGGCAGCTTCAATACCGGTTTCTGGAATTCCGGCAACACAAACAATGGGTTCGGAACCACGACCGACAGCGGCGCCACGAATTCGGGCTTCGGCAACACCGGTCTCAATGTCTCCGGCTTCAACAACTCAGTCAGCGGCGCAGGGGCGGGTAATGTGTCCGGTTTCATGAATAAGGCCAGCGGCGGTTCACTCGCGAACGGCGCTGTGTCGGGCTTCTTTAACACCGGCGTTCCGACCACCTTCCCGCCACTGCCGGCCTTCACCGTTAGCGGAACAACTTCCGGTGCCTTCAACACAGGTTCTCTTACCTCTGGCCTATTCGGCCTCACCCTGTTGTTGAAGAACCTGTAG
- a CDS encoding pentapeptide repeat-containing protein — MLPSRQARLRRARLRQARLRRARLRQARLRRARPRGRQDLRCPGNSARRPCPGSGTASRSSSPCLRLRP, encoded by the coding sequence ATGTTGCCTTCGCGCCAGGCCCGCCTCCGCAGGGCCCGCCTCCGCCAAGCCCGCCTCCGCAGGGCCCGCCTCCGCCAGGCCCGCCTCCGCAGGGCCCGCCCGCGTGGCCGGCAGGACCTCCGATGCCCGGGCAATTCGGCCCGCCGCCCGTGCCCGGGCAGCGGAACCGCAAGCCGCTCATCATCGCCTTGTCTGCGATTGCGACCGTGA
- the ipdF gene encoding (5R,7aS)-5-hydroxy-7a-methyl-1-oxo-2,3,5,6,7,7a-hexahydro-1H-indene-carboxyl-CoA reductase — MSLSEVPEEIAGHGLLQGKVVVVTAAAGTGIGSATARRALAEGADVLISDHHERRLGETASELAGLGLGRVEHVVCDVTSTAQVDALISSCTARLGRLDVLVNNAGLGGQTPVADMTDEEWDRVLDVSLTSVFRATRAALRYFRDAPHGGVIVNNASVLGWRAQHSQSHYAAAKAGVMALTRCSAIEAAEYGVRINAVSPSLARHKFLDKTTSAELLDRLEAQEAFGRAAEPWEVAATIAFLASDYSSYLTGEVISVSNQHA; from the coding sequence GTGAGTTTGTCCGAAGTACCGGAAGAGATTGCCGGACACGGGCTTCTGCAGGGCAAGGTGGTGGTGGTGACCGCGGCCGCCGGCACCGGCATCGGCTCGGCCACTGCGCGCCGTGCGCTGGCGGAAGGCGCCGACGTGCTGATCTCCGATCACCACGAGCGCAGGCTGGGCGAGACCGCTTCGGAGCTGGCGGGTCTGGGCCTGGGCCGGGTGGAGCACGTGGTGTGCGATGTGACGTCCACGGCGCAGGTCGACGCGCTGATTTCGTCGTGCACTGCCCGGCTCGGACGGCTCGACGTCCTGGTCAACAACGCCGGGCTGGGAGGTCAGACGCCGGTGGCGGACATGACCGACGAGGAATGGGACCGCGTGCTGGACGTCTCGCTGACGTCGGTGTTCCGGGCCACCCGGGCGGCGCTGCGGTACTTCCGCGACGCGCCGCACGGCGGTGTGATCGTCAACAACGCCAGCGTGCTGGGCTGGCGCGCCCAGCACTCGCAGTCGCACTATGCGGCCGCGAAAGCCGGCGTGATGGCCTTGACCCGTTGCAGCGCAATCGAAGCCGCCGAGTACGGGGTGCGGATCAACGCGGTATCGCCCAGCCTCGCGCGGCACAAGTTCCTGGACAAGACCACTTCGGCCGAGTTGCTGGATCGGCTGGAGGCGCAGGAGGCGTTCGGACGTGCCGCCGAACCATGGGAGGTAGCCGCCACGATTGCGTTCCTGGCCAGCGACTACTCGAGTTACCTCACCGGAGAGGTGATCTCGGTATCCAACCAGCACGCGTGA
- the ipdE1 gene encoding acyl-CoA dehydrogenase IpdE1: MQDVEEFRAEVRQWLADNLVGEFAALKGLGGPGREHEAFEERRAWNQHLAKAGLTCLGWPVEHGGRGLSTAHRVAFYEEYALADAPDKVNHFGEELLGPTLIAYGTPEQQQRFLPRILDVTELWCQGYSEPGAGSDLANVSTTAELDGDQWVINGQKVWTSLAHLSQWCFVVARTEKGSKRHAGLSYLLVPLDQPGVQVRPIIQITGTAEFNEVFFDDARTDASMVVGQPGDGWRVAMGTLTFERGVSTLGQQIVYARELSNLAQLAQRTGATDDPFIRERLTRAWTGLRAMRSYALATMDVERPGQDNVSKLLWANWHRSLGELAMDVIGKPGLALADGEFDEWQRLYLFTRADTIYGGSNEIQRNIIAERVLGLPREVKG; this comes from the coding sequence ATGCAGGACGTCGAAGAGTTCCGGGCGGAGGTCCGCCAATGGCTGGCCGACAATCTGGTCGGTGAGTTCGCGGCTTTGAAGGGTCTCGGTGGGCCGGGACGGGAGCACGAGGCGTTCGAAGAGCGCCGGGCGTGGAATCAGCATCTGGCGAAGGCGGGGCTCACCTGCCTGGGCTGGCCGGTCGAGCATGGCGGCCGCGGGCTTTCGACGGCACACCGGGTCGCGTTCTACGAGGAGTACGCCCTTGCCGACGCCCCGGACAAGGTCAACCACTTCGGTGAAGAGTTGCTCGGTCCGACGCTGATCGCGTACGGGACTCCGGAGCAGCAACAGCGCTTCCTGCCGCGGATCCTCGACGTGACCGAGCTGTGGTGCCAGGGCTATTCCGAACCCGGCGCCGGCAGCGACCTGGCCAACGTCTCGACCACCGCCGAACTCGACGGCGACCAGTGGGTGATCAACGGCCAGAAGGTATGGACGTCGCTGGCTCACCTGTCCCAGTGGTGCTTTGTCGTCGCGCGCACCGAGAAGGGCTCCAAGCGGCACGCGGGGTTGTCGTATCTTCTTGTGCCACTGGATCAACCCGGTGTCCAGGTGCGCCCGATCATCCAGATCACCGGCACGGCCGAGTTCAACGAGGTGTTCTTCGACGACGCCCGCACCGACGCGTCGATGGTGGTCGGTCAGCCCGGTGACGGATGGCGGGTCGCGATGGGGACGCTGACCTTCGAGCGCGGCGTCTCGACGCTGGGACAGCAGATCGTCTACGCCCGTGAACTTTCCAACCTGGCCCAGCTCGCCCAGCGCACCGGCGCGACCGACGACCCGTTCATCCGTGAGCGACTGACGCGGGCCTGGACGGGGTTGCGGGCCATGCGTTCCTACGCGCTGGCGACCATGGACGTCGAGCGACCCGGTCAGGACAATGTGTCGAAGTTGTTGTGGGCCAACTGGCATCGCTCGCTGGGTGAGTTGGCCATGGACGTGATCGGCAAGCCGGGACTGGCGCTGGCCGACGGCGAGTTCGACGAATGGCAGCGGCTGTACCTGTTCACCCGCGCCGACACCATCTACGGCGGGTCCAACGAGATTCAGCGCAACATCATCGCCGAGCGGGTGCTCGGTCTGCCCAGGGAGGTCAAAGGGTGA
- the fadD3 gene encoding 3-((3aS,4S,7aS)-7a-methyl-1,5-dioxo-octahydro-1H-inden-4-yl)propanoate--CoA ligase FadD3: MSVDPRTIPAALDRFARELPDHDALITDDRSFTAAALRDEVRRAAAALIALGVQPKDRVAIWSPNTWHWVVACLAIHHAGAAMVPLNTRYTATEASDIIARTGAPVLFAAGVFLGADRVADLDREALPALRHIVRIPIDADDGTWDEFMARGTDLDAVDARASAVDPDDVSDILFTSGTTGRSKGVLCAHRQSLAASASWAANGKITSADRYLCINPFFHNFGYKAGILACLQTGATLIPHLTFDPLRALQAIEHHRITVLPGPPTIYQTLLDHPARGEYDLSSLRFAVTGAATVPVVLVERMQTELDIDIVLTAYGLTEANGMGTMCRAEDDAVTVATTCGRPFAGFELRISETGGETGEVLLRGPNVMLGYLDDPEATAAAIDSDGWLHTGDIGVVDDSGNLRITDRLKDMYICGGFNVYPAEIEQVLARMDGVADAAVIGVPDPRLGEVGRAFVVARPGAALDEASVIAYTREHLANFKAPRSVRFVDALPRNAGGKVVKPQLRERA, from the coding sequence GTGTCCGTCGATCCCCGCACAATTCCCGCGGCGCTGGATCGTTTCGCGCGCGAACTCCCTGACCACGACGCGCTGATCACCGACGACCGCAGCTTCACCGCCGCCGCGCTGCGTGACGAGGTGCGCCGGGCGGCGGCCGCGCTGATCGCCCTCGGCGTGCAACCGAAGGACCGGGTGGCAATCTGGTCGCCCAACACCTGGCACTGGGTGGTGGCGTGCCTGGCCATCCATCACGCCGGCGCGGCTATGGTGCCGCTGAACACGCGTTACACCGCCACCGAGGCATCCGACATCATCGCGCGCACCGGGGCGCCGGTGCTGTTCGCGGCGGGTGTGTTCCTCGGCGCCGACCGGGTCGCAGACCTGGACCGCGAGGCGCTGCCGGCACTGCGGCACATCGTGCGGATCCCGATCGACGCGGACGACGGAACCTGGGACGAGTTCATGGCCCGCGGTACCGACCTCGACGCCGTCGACGCCCGCGCATCCGCGGTCGACCCCGACGACGTCAGCGACATCTTGTTCACCTCCGGCACCACCGGCCGCAGCAAAGGCGTGTTGTGCGCGCACCGGCAGTCGCTGGCGGCGTCGGCGTCCTGGGCCGCCAACGGCAAGATAACCAGCGCCGACCGCTACCTCTGCATCAACCCGTTCTTCCACAACTTCGGCTACAAGGCCGGCATCCTGGCCTGCCTGCAGACCGGTGCGACGCTGATTCCGCACCTGACCTTCGACCCGCTACGGGCCCTGCAAGCCATTGAGCACCACCGCATCACGGTGTTGCCCGGGCCGCCCACCATCTATCAGACCCTGCTCGATCACCCCGCCCGCGGCGAGTACGACCTGAGTTCGCTGCGGTTCGCGGTCACCGGCGCGGCCACGGTGCCGGTGGTGCTGGTGGAGCGCATGCAAACCGAGCTCGACATAGACATCGTGCTGACCGCCTACGGGCTGACCGAGGCCAACGGCATGGGCACCATGTGCCGCGCCGAGGACGACGCGGTGACGGTCGCGACCACCTGCGGGCGCCCGTTCGCCGGCTTCGAACTGCGCATCTCCGAAACAGGGGGCGAAACAGGCGAAGTGCTCCTGCGCGGACCCAACGTCATGTTGGGCTATCTCGACGATCCCGAGGCGACCGCTGCGGCAATAGATTCCGACGGCTGGCTGCACACCGGCGACATCGGCGTCGTCGACGATTCCGGCAACCTGCGCATCACCGACCGACTCAAGGACATGTACATCTGCGGCGGGTTCAACGTCTACCCCGCCGAGATCGAACAGGTACTGGCCCGGATGGACGGCGTCGCCGACGCCGCGGTGATCGGTGTGCCAGACCCCCGACTCGGTGAGGTCGGGCGAGCGTTCGTGGTCGCCCGGCCCGGCGCCGCCCTGGACGAGGCATCGGTAATCGCCTACACCCGTGAACATTTGGCGAACTTCAAGGCACCGCGTTCGGTGCGGTTCGTCGACGCGTTGCCGCGCAATGCCGGCGGCAAGGTGGTCAAACCACAACTGCGAGAAAGGGCCTGA
- a CDS encoding acyl-CoA dehydrogenase family protein has protein sequence MDLELDEETLAFQAEVRDFLATNREHIPTKSYDNAEGFAQHRVWDKVLFDAGLSVINWPQKYGGRDAPLLHWVVYEEEYFRAGAPGRASANGTSMLAPTLFAHGTEEQLDRILLKMASGEQIWAQAWSEPESGSDLASLRSTATRTDGGWLLNGQKIWSSRAPFADMGFGLFRSDVSAQRHNGLTYFMFDLKAEGITVRPIVQLGGDTGFGEIFFDDVFVPDHDVIGTPNDGWRAAMSTSSNERGMSLRSPARFLAAAERLVRLWKDSGSPPEFADRVADGWIKAQAYRLQTFETVTRLAHGGELGAESSVTKVFWSDLDVELHQTALDIRGADGELAGPWTEGLLFALGGPIYAGTNEIQRNIISERLLGLPREKR, from the coding sequence ATGGATCTAGAACTCGACGAGGAAACGCTGGCCTTTCAGGCCGAGGTGCGCGACTTTCTCGCGACCAATCGCGAGCACATCCCGACGAAGTCCTACGACAACGCGGAAGGTTTCGCGCAGCACCGGGTTTGGGACAAGGTGCTGTTCGACGCCGGCCTGTCGGTGATCAACTGGCCGCAGAAGTACGGTGGTCGCGACGCGCCGCTGCTGCACTGGGTGGTCTACGAGGAGGAATACTTCCGCGCCGGCGCGCCCGGCCGGGCCAGCGCCAACGGCACCTCCATGCTGGCGCCCACGCTGTTCGCGCACGGCACCGAAGAACAGCTGGACCGAATTCTGCTGAAAATGGCCAGCGGCGAACAGATCTGGGCGCAGGCCTGGTCGGAACCGGAGTCCGGCAGCGATCTGGCATCGCTGCGTTCCACCGCCACCAGGACCGACGGCGGCTGGCTGCTCAATGGGCAGAAGATCTGGAGTTCACGGGCGCCGTTCGCCGACATGGGATTCGGGCTGTTCCGCTCCGACGTCTCTGCCCAGCGACACAACGGGTTGACCTACTTCATGTTCGACCTGAAGGCCGAGGGCATCACGGTGCGTCCCATCGTCCAACTCGGTGGCGACACCGGCTTCGGCGAGATCTTTTTCGACGACGTCTTCGTGCCCGACCACGACGTCATCGGCACTCCCAACGACGGCTGGCGTGCCGCCATGAGCACCTCGAGCAACGAGCGTGGCATGTCGCTGCGCAGCCCGGCCCGATTCCTGGCCGCGGCCGAGCGACTGGTGCGACTCTGGAAGGACAGCGGCTCACCGCCGGAGTTCGCCGACCGCGTGGCCGACGGCTGGATCAAGGCACAGGCCTACCGGCTGCAGACCTTCGAAACCGTCACCCGCCTGGCACACGGCGGGGAACTAGGCGCGGAATCCTCGGTCACCAAGGTGTTCTGGTCAGACCTGGACGTCGAGTTGCACCAAACCGCCCTCGATATCCGTGGCGCCGACGGCGAGCTCGCCGGACCGTGGACCGAAGGCCTGCTGTTTGCGCTCGGCGGCCCGATCTACGCCGGCACCAACGAGATTCAGCGCAACATCATCTCCGAACGACTGCTCGGTCTACCCCGGGAGAAGCGCTGA